One window of the Rickettsiales bacterium genome contains the following:
- the fliI gene encoding flagellar protein export ATPase FliI, producing the protein MFEATLDKISKISDYKIYGKVTAIKGLMIEAEGLGAYTSQGSKCSIINNLGNKILCEVIALQENKIFLMPFSEIVEVSIGCRVEVENSMSYIYPTEEWRGRILNALGEAVDEKGILAQGQKPYAIKNQPIPAHKRKSVGGKIDLGVKAVNLFTSCCLGQRLGIFAGSGVGKSMLISMLTKYSDADIKVIGLVGERGRELKEFLDNYLGEEGLKNAVIIVATSDESALMRRQAAYLTLSVAEYFRDIGKNVLCLLDSVTRFAMAQREIGLSVGEPPATRGYTPSVFAEMPKLLERAGPGAENSGNITGLFTVLVEGDDHNEPISDTVRGILDGHIIMDRKIAERGRYPAIDVLKSVSRTMPACNSDEENKIISTAKNLLSTYNDMAELIRLGAYRKGSDVAVDNAIKYFPKIEAFLNQNPKENMNLATCYQELKKILES; encoded by the coding sequence ATGTTTGAAGCCACTTTAGATAAAATTTCTAAAATTTCTGATTATAAAATTTACGGCAAGGTTACGGCAATTAAAGGCTTGATGATTGAAGCAGAGGGGCTTGGTGCTTACACTTCACAAGGTTCAAAATGCTCAATTATAAACAATCTTGGAAATAAAATTTTATGTGAAGTTATCGCCCTTCAGGAAAATAAAATTTTTCTAATGCCTTTTTCTGAAATCGTTGAGGTTTCTATCGGTTGCAGGGTTGAGGTGGAAAATTCAATGTCTTACATTTACCCAACAGAAGAATGGCGTGGAAGAATTCTAAATGCACTTGGTGAGGCAGTTGATGAGAAAGGAATTTTAGCACAGGGGCAGAAGCCTTACGCTATTAAAAATCAGCCAATTCCAGCTCATAAAAGAAAATCAGTGGGCGGAAAAATTGATCTGGGCGTCAAAGCGGTGAATCTTTTCACAAGCTGCTGTTTGGGGCAAAGACTCGGAATTTTTGCAGGCTCAGGCGTTGGAAAATCAATGCTAATTTCCATGCTTACTAAATATTCTGATGCTGATATAAAAGTAATCGGTTTAGTGGGAGAAAGGGGCAGGGAACTTAAAGAATTTCTTGATAATTATCTTGGTGAAGAAGGCTTAAAAAATGCCGTTATAATAGTTGCAACTTCAGATGAATCCGCGTTAATGAGAAGGCAAGCGGCTTATCTAACGCTTTCTGTAGCAGAATATTTCAGGGATATTGGCAAGAATGTTCTATGCCTGCTTGATTCGGTAACTCGTTTCGCAATGGCACAAAGGGAGATTGGGCTTTCAGTCGGTGAGCCACCTGCAACAAGGGGTTATACGCCTTCTGTATTTGCTGAGATGCCTAAACTTCTGGAGCGAGCTGGCCCAGGGGCAGAGAATTCTGGCAATATCACAGGGCTTTTCACGGTTTTAGTTGAAGGTGATGATCATAATGAACCAATTTCTGACACGGTTCGCGGTATCCTAGATGGCCATATAATCATGGATAGAAAAATCGCTGAAAGGGGAAGATACCCCGCGATTGATGTTCTAAAATCTGTTTCAAGAACAATGCCTGCTTGTAATAGTGATGAGGAAAATAAAATCATCAGCACCGCCAAAAATTTACTTTCAACTTATAATGATATGGCAGAGCTTATAAGGCTTGGTGCATATAGAAAAGGCAGTGATGTAGCCGTTGATAATGCAATTAAATATTTCCCCAAAATTGAGGCTTTTCTTAACCAAAACCCCAAAGAAAATATGAACCTTGCAACTTGCTACCAAGAACTAAAAAAAATTTTGGAGAGTTAG
- a CDS encoding glutathione peroxidase: protein MKFIKTLIIISMFFFSSAKAEGSSKPQDIYGFEFESIENKKIKLSDYKNKVVMIVNTACLCGLTPQFAELEKLWQKYKDKDFVLIGVPSDNFGGQELDSEKEVAEYTQKNFKITFPLTKIYNVKGKEAHPFYNFAADEVSALGTPKWNFHKYLIGKDGKIAEWYASTTTPDSEKISSKIEELLAK from the coding sequence ATGAAGTTTATCAAAACCCTAATTATTATTTCTATGTTTTTCTTTTCAAGTGCTAAAGCTGAGGGTTCTTCTAAGCCTCAAGATATTTATGGTTTTGAGTTTGAATCAATAGAAAATAAAAAAATAAAATTATCTGACTATAAAAATAAAGTTGTGATGATTGTAAATACCGCTTGTTTGTGCGGTTTAACCCCTCAATTTGCTGAGTTAGAAAAATTATGGCAGAAATATAAAGATAAAGATTTCGTTTTAATAGGCGTGCCTTCTGATAATTTTGGCGGTCAGGAATTAGATTCTGAAAAAGAAGTTGCAGAATACACTCAAAAAAATTTCAAGATTACATTCCCTTTAACGAAAATTTACAATGTAAAAGGTAAGGAAGCCCACCCATTTTATAATTTTGCGGCTGATGAGGTTTCAGCTTTAGGAACTCCAAAATGGAATTTTCATAAATATCTAATTGGCAAAGATGGCAAAATTGCTGAGTGGTATGCTTCAACCACAACGCCAGATTCAGAAAAAATTTCCTCTAAAATTGAAGAGCTACTTGCAAAATAA
- the csrA gene encoding carbon storage regulator CsrA has translation MLYLTRKIGQSIIINDNIEVQIVEVKGKTVKIGLEFPKTASVLRKEIYDKIVEQNLEASKSFMGE, from the coding sequence ATGCTTTATCTCACTAGAAAAATCGGTCAATCAATTATAATCAACGATAATATTGAAGTGCAAATTGTAGAAGTAAAAGGAAAAACCGTTAAGATTGGCCTTGAGTTTCCTAAAACTGCATCAGTTTTGAGGAAAGAAATTTACGATAAAATTGTTGAACAAAATCTTGAAGCGAGCAAATCTTTTATGGGTGAGTAA
- a CDS encoding DapH/DapD/GlmU-related protein, with the protein MNFILPHKNIYPKIHPSVFIGAGAVIIGDVEIGEDSSIWPNCVIRGDVNYIRIGKRTNIQDGSVIHVSRPSVAANTAGQGGGMTIIGDNVTIGHKTMLHACTIESESFVGMSATIMDGAIVRSGGMVAGGAVVTYKKEIPAGKIWAGNPAKFLREMKQQEKDFILISAQNYVNDAADYR; encoded by the coding sequence ATGAATTTTATTTTACCTCATAAAAATATTTATCCAAAAATTCACCCATCAGTTTTTATTGGTGCGGGTGCGGTGATTATTGGCGATGTAGAAATTGGTGAGGATTCTAGCATATGGCCAAATTGCGTGATAAGGGGAGATGTGAATTATATTCGCATCGGCAAGCGAACAAATATCCAAGATGGCTCTGTGATTCATGTTTCAAGGCCTTCGGTTGCTGCAAATACAGCAGGGCAGGGCGGTGGCATGACAATAATTGGTGATAATGTTACAATCGGGCATAAAACTATGCTTCACGCTTGCACTATTGAAAGCGAGAGTTTTGTTGGAATGAGTGCAACTATTATGGATGGAGCAATTGTTAGAAGTGGCGGAATGGTTGCAGGTGGTGCGGTGGTAACTTATAAAAAGGAAATTCCAGCAGGGAAAATTTGGGCTGGAAACCCTGCAAAATTTCTGCGTGAAATGAAACAACAGGAAAAAGATTTTATACTGATTTCAGCTCAAAATTATGTTAATGATGCGGCAGATTATCGTTAA
- a CDS encoding class I SAM-dependent methyltransferase translates to MDYIAIGLVIIASLALLAVLWVGFLNTYYLCTILFGVWPPSTPTDKKTISLSIQEFQKYFDKDKEFVFYDLGCGYGNFISGFAKAFPKAKIIGVDILYFPYFFSKFRFRKNKNITIIKDDLYNQNISKADAVFCFYCGAVKKLSDKLHSELPKNCLILSNNFELESLNLIDTIKIKDVFTFRKIFVYKNI, encoded by the coding sequence ATGGATTATATTGCTATAGGTTTGGTTATTATTGCTTCTCTAGCTTTACTAGCAGTGTTGTGGGTTGGTTTTTTGAACACTTATTATCTCTGCACAATTTTATTTGGTGTTTGGCCACCAAGCACGCCAACTGATAAAAAAACAATCTCCCTCTCAATTCAAGAATTTCAAAAATATTTTGATAAGGATAAAGAATTTGTATTTTATGATTTAGGTTGTGGATATGGTAATTTTATAAGTGGCTTTGCTAAAGCCTTTCCAAAAGCAAAAATTATAGGGGTTGATATACTTTATTTTCCTTATTTTTTCTCAAAATTTCGGTTCAGAAAAAATAAAAACATAACCATTATAAAAGATGATTTATATAATCAAAATATCTCAAAAGCTGATGCGGTTTTTTGTTTTTATTGCGGTGCGGTAAAAAAATTATCAGATAAATTGCATTCTGAACTTCCCAAGAATTGCCTTATTTTAAGCAATAATTTTGAGCTGGAAAGCCTTAATCTTATTGATACAATAAAAATAAAAGATGTATTTACCTTTAGAAAAATTTTTGTTTATAAAAATATATGA